The genomic region CGTCGTCACCCCGGCGAGCGCGAAGCTCCCGGTCGGCGCCCGGCTGCAGCTCACGGCGACGGGGCAGTACTCCGACGGCTCGACGCAGGATCTCACGGCCTCGGTGACCTGGTCCTCGAGCGCCACGGGCGTCGGCACCGTCGGCGCGGGCGGGCTCCTGACCGGGGTCGCGGTAGGGCGCGCGACCGCCACCGCGACGCTGGGCGCGCTGTCGGGGAGCGCCGCGGTCTCGGTCCAGACGCTCCGCTCGATCACGGTCGGCCCGGTCAACCCGATCCTGCCGGTGGGGCAGACCCTGCAGCTCACCGCCACCGCCATCTACTCCGACGGCACCAGCGGCGACGTCAGCGCCTTCGTGACCTGGACGTCGTCCCCGGCCGGCGTCGCCAGCGTGGCGGCCGGCGGCCTCGCGACCGCGGTCGCGGTGGGGACCACGACCGTCACCGCCACGATGGGCGCCGTCTCCGGCGGCACGACGCTGGCGGTCGCCCCGCCACAGGTGGCCTGGACGGTCCGCGCCTCGGGCGCGGGGCTGAAGCCGCTCTACGGCGTGGCCGCCTCCTCCTCGCAGTACGTGGCCGTCGGCGACGGCGTCATCGAGACCTCGGGCGACGGCGTGACCTGGACGAGCCAGCCGGCGGGGGCCGCCTACACGCTCTTCGGGGTCGCCTTCGGCGGCGGCCGGTTCGTCGCGGTCGGCAAGGACGGCAGCGGCAACCCGACGGCCCTCCGCTCGACCGACGGGGTGAGCTGGACCGCGGCGACGCTGACCCCCACCATGCAGCTCAACGGGATCGCCTGGAGCGGCAGCCAGTTCGTCGCCGGCGGCTACCTCTACTCCGCCGCCACCCCCACGCAGACGCTCGGCGACGTGCTCCTCACCTCGACCGACGGGAGCGCCTGGACCTCCCACGCCGTGTCGCCCGCGGGGGTCCCCACCGGCTTCGGCGCCAGCCCCACGACGACGGTGGTGGTCGGCGACGGCGGGAGCATCCTGACCTCGTCCGACCTCTCCACCTGGACCACGCGCAGCTCCGGCACCTCGATCCCGCTCTTCGGCGTCGCCTGGAGCGGCTCGCGGTTCATCGCGGTGGGCGGCGCGGCGACCGTCCTGACCTCGACCGACGGGACGAGCTGGACCACCGGGAGCTCCGGCACCTTCACCTGGTTCCACGGGATCTCCTGCGCGTCGGCCGAGTGCGTCGCGGTCGGGATGAACGGCGTGATCGTCTACTCGGCCGACGGCCTGGCCTGGGAGAGCGCCACCTCCGGCACGTCCCTCGATCTGAACGCGGTGGCGGCCAAGGGCGCGCAGTTCGTCGCGGTCGGCGGGAACAGCGGCACCAGCGGGGTGATCCTGTCGGCTCCGTGAGGTCGTTCAGCTTTCCTTCACGGCCCATGCACGAACCGGACGTTTCCGACGCTTGGCGGGGCGCGTAGGTTCCGCCGCATGCCCAACGCCAAGGCCTACGCCGTCGCCAGCCCGACCTCGCCGTTCACCCGCACCACCATCCCGCGCCGGGACCCGACCCCGACCGACGTCCAGATCGAGATCCTGTTCTGCGGGATCTGCCACTCCGACCTCCACCAGGCGCGCAACGAGTGGAGCGCGATGCCGACCGTCTACCCGTGCGTGCCCGGCCACGAGATCGTCGGCCGCGTCACGAAGGTCGGCGCGGCCGTCACGAGGTTCCGCGCCGGCGACGTGGTCGGCGTGGGCTGCCTCGTGGACTCGGACGGCACCTGCCCGTCCTGCCGGGAGCAGCACGAGCAGTTCTGCCCGAGCGCCGTCTACACCTACAACTCGCCGGACCGGCACACCGGGAAGGTGACCTACGGCGGCTACTCGGACAGCGTCGTCGTGGACGAGCGGTTCGTGCTGCGCGTCCCCGCGAACCTCGACCTCGCCGGCGCCGCGCCGCTCCTGTGCGCGGGCATCACCACCTGGTCGCCGCTGCGGCGCCAGGGCGTCACCAAGGGCAAGAAGGTCGGCATCGTCGGGCTGGGCGGCCTCGGCCACATGGGCGTGAAGCTCGCCCGCGCCCTCGGCGCGCACGTGGCCGTCTTCACCACGAGCCCCGGCAAGACCGAGGACGCGCTCCGGCTCGGCGCGCACGAGGTGGTCGTCTCCAGGGACGCGGACGCGATGGCGAAGCAGGCCGGCACGTTCGACATGATCCTCGACACCGTCTCGGCGGTGCACGACCTCCACCCGTACCTGCACGCGCTCAAGCGCGAGGGGAACCTCACGGTCGTCGGCGCCCCCGACCAGCCGCACGCGGTCTCGGCGTTCGGGCTCATCTTCGGGAACAAGAGCCTCTCCGGCTCGCTCATCGGCGGGATCCGCCAGACACAGGAGATGCTCGACTTCTGCGGCGAGCACGGCATCACCTCGGACGTCGAGGTGATCCCGATCCAGAAGGTGAACGAGGCCTACGAGCGTCTGCTCAGGTCGGACGTGAAGTACCGCTTCTCGATCGACATGGCCTCCCTCAAGGACGAGTAGCGCCGTTCGGCGGGCGCGGCCTCGACCCCAGGTGGATCTTCCGGAGCCGGCCTCGCGAGGGGCCGGCTCCGTCGCGTCCGCCGCCGGGCTCGGGAGCCGCCCCGGCCGCTCAGAGCGTGACCAGCCGGTACTGGCCGCTGCCCATCCCCAGGGCCTTCATGTACGTCAGCTGGTGCAGGCCCTGCCGCGTCTCGATCCGCTCGCGCAGGTCGTGGAGCTCGGCCTCGGGGAGCCGGTAGACCAGGTCGATGGAGGCCTGCTCCACCGCGAGGAGGTCGGTCGAGGCCAGGATGCCCAGGTTCCGCGCCTTCACTGGCGCCGCCGACGTGCCGGCGCAGTCGCAGTCCACCGACATGTTCCGGAGCACGTTCACGAACACGATCCGCGGCGCGAAGTGATCGACCACCGCCTTGGCCGCCTCGACCATGTTCTCCTGGAACGGCTCACCCTTGAGCCAGGCGGCGTAGTTCACGTCGTCCGGGGCGGCGTGGATCGCCTTCTTGCCGATCGGCCCGTCGGCGCACCCGATGGCGATGTTCTTCAAGGAGCCGCCGTAGCCGCCCATGGCGTGCCCCTTGAAGTGCGTGAGCACCACCAGCGCGTCGTAGTCGAGCAGGTGCTTGCCGACCGACGTCTGCGTGAACCGCCGGCCGCCCTTCACGGGCAGCGTCGTGGCGCCGTCCTCGTCCAGGATGTCCACCCGGCAGAAGTTCCAGCCGTTGATCGCGAGCGTCTCGCGGTGCTCCGCGGTCGTCGCGCGCTTGCCCTTGTAGAGGGTGTTGGTCTCGACGAGGCAGCTCCCCGGGATCCGCCGTTGCAGCGCCTGGACCATGTCGCGCGGGAGGATGTTGGGGCCGTTCGGCTCGCCGGTGTGCACCTTGATGGCGACCCTGCCGTCGATGGCCCGGCCGACGCGGGAGTAGATCGCGACGAGCGCCTGGGGGCTGAGCTCCTGCGTGAAGAAGACCTCCGGCGGGCCGGGCTCGGCCCTGGCGCCCGAGGACCCCGCCGACGCGAGCGACGCGCTCGCGCCCGCGCAGCCGCCGAGGACGACCCCGCCGAACGCGGCGGCGCTCCCCGTGATGAAGCCGCGACGGCTGAGCCCGCCGCGGCGTGATCCTCGTCCCTGCTCGTTGCTCATCGTGTCCCTCTCCGGGGGAGCGCGTCCCCCTCCGGCCTGGAGCCTCCCGCGCCCGGGCCCACTGACGCGCGGGAGCGTACACCCGGGCTCGCGGTCGGCGGCGCTTCTCGTGGTGAAGGTTTCCTACATGGCCCATCCGCCTTCCGGGCCCTTCGCGCACGCCTGCCGGGCGCGTACGTTGGCGGACCGGCGCTCGCGGCCGCGCCCCGCGAGGGTCCTGCTAGGATGGCGCCGTGCGCCTCGTCCGGCTCCTGCTGTCACGGCGGCTCGTCGTCTCGCTGATGGCGATCCTGACCGCGCTCCTCGCGCTCGCGGCCGCGTCGGCGGGAGGCGGCTGGGAGCGCCTCGTGACGCTCGCTCCCGGCGCCGCGCAGGGACCGCTGGCGCGGCTCGAGGCGCCCCGGCTCGTGGCGAGCCCCGCGTTCCTGGCGCTCCCCGCGCTGCTCGCGCTCTCGCTCCTCGCCTCGCTCTGGACCCGGCTCGCGGCGCACCTGCGCCGGCGCAGGGCCGGTCCGCCGCCGCTCGAGCGGCACGTGGCGCGGTGGTCGGAGGAGCTCCCCGTCCCCGCCGACGAGGCCGTCCGGCGGATCGGCCGCGGGCTGCGGATGGCCGGGGTGGCGCTGCGCCCCCTCCGCGCGCCGGAGGCCTCGGGGAGCCGGGCCGGGCTCGGGTTCTGGGGATCCACGCTCTTCCACCTCGGGCTCCTGGTGGCCCTCGCCGGCACCTGCGCCAGCGCCCTGGGGCGCTTCCGGGGCGAGCTGGTGCTGGCCGAGCGGATCCCGGTGGAGGTCCGGCCTGCGGCCCTCGCCGCCGCCTCGCGACCGGAGACGGCCTGCGGGCTCGACGGCGTGCGGCTGGCGGTGAGCGACGTCTCCGCGAGCTACGCCGAGCTGCAGCGGCTCACCGACGTCTCGGCCGTGCTCGAGATCCTCCCGGCGGGCGCCCCAGGGCGCCGCGAGTTCCTCAGCGTGAACGTCCCGGTCCGGGTCGGCGGCTGCCAGCTCATGGTCGAGCGCTACGGCTTCGCGCCCGAGGTGGAGGCCTGGGACGAGCTCGGCCGGCAGCGGCTGGACGGCGTCGCCAGCGTGCCGGCCCGGCCGCCGGGCGCCGAGAGCCAGGTCGCGCTCGACGGAAGCGGCGAGCTCCAGCTCCGCATGTACCCCGACTACGTCGAGCGGGCGGGCGCCCCGGGCTCGCGCTCCCGCGTCCCGCTGCGGCCGGTGCTGGGCTTCCGCTGGCTCGAGGGCGGGCGCGAGGTGGCCGCGGGGCTCGTGCCGCGCGGCGGGGCCACGGTGGTGAACGGGCGGCGGGTGGCCTTCCGCGACCTGCGCTACTGGCTGGGGCTGTCGCTCGTCCGCGACCCCGGGCTCGACGCCTTCGCCGCGGGCGGCGTCCTCTGCCTCGCCGGCCTGCTGCTGCGCTTCGCCTGGCCCCCGCAGGCCTGGAGGGTGCGCGTCGAGCCCGCGGCGGCGGGCAGCAGCCGCGTCGAGGTGGCGCTCTCGGCCCGCCACGACCCGGCGCTGCTCCAGGCCAGGCTGGAGCGGCTCAAGCGCGCCGCGCTCGACGGGAGGGGCGCGTGAGCGCGCTCGCCACCCAGGCGCTCCGCGCGGCGATGGCCGGGTACGCCCTCGGCCTCGCCGCCCTGCTGCTGGCGCGCTGCCGCGGCGGCGAGCGGCTGCGCCGGGCCGGGCTCGCGGCGGCGCTGCTCGCCTGGATCGCCCACGGCGCCTCCACGGTGGCGCACTGGATCGCGAGCGGCCACGCGCCGGTGACGGGGCACTTCGAGGGCGGGCTGACGGCGGCCTGGTTCCTGCCGCTCCTGGCGGGGCTCGCGATCTGGCGGCACCGCGAGGCGGCGCGCGCCCTGCCCCTCGTGCTCGGCGCCACGCTCGCCGTGCTCGCCGTCCGCGGGGAGCCGCCGGACCTGGGGCCGCTGGCCCCGCCGTTCCGGTCGAGCTGGCTCGTGTTCCACGTCCTCTTCGCCCGCGTCGCCTTCGGCGCCTACCTCGTCGCCACCGCGCTCGCGGCCTGCTACCTCTGGCTCTCCCGGCGCGCCGCCGGCTCGGCGCTGGTGCTCGAGGAGCTCTCGGGGAAGCTCGTCGCCTTCGGCTTCCTGAGCCACGCCGGGATGCTCCTCTCCGGCGCGCTCTGGGCCCACGACCTCTGGGGCCGCTACTGGGGCTGGGATCCGCTCGAGACCTGGTCCCTCGTGAGCTGGCTCGTCTACGGGGTCTACCTGCACCTGCGCTACACGCTGGGCTGGGCCGGCCGGCGCTCGGCCTGGGCCGCCGTGCTCTCGGTGCTGGCGCTGCTCGCGACGTTCTACGGGATCGGCGCGGGCGGCGGGCTGCACGTGCAGACCCTGTGACGCGCGGGCCGGCGCTGGCCGGCGGGAGCTGCCGCGAGGGGCCGGCGCGAGCGGCCTCCGTGGGGCTCACTCCCTCGGAGCCGGAGACGGCGCCCGCTCTGGCGGCGTCGGCGCCTCGGACATCCCCGCGGCGTGGTCCTCCAGGCGCGCCGGCGTGGGCCGCTGGCCGTCGTAGACGGTCGAGGTGGCTCGACCCCCCTCCACCCGCCAACGGCCGTCCTCCTGCCGGAGCTCGTAGGCGAGGGCGATCACGGCCTTGATCTCCGGCTTGGGCGCGAGGTTCGGCCGCGTCGGCCGCTCGTGGTACCTCCAGCGTTCGCGGGCCGTCACCTGCAGGGCGCCTGGGCCGGGGCGCGCCACCTGCTCCACCTCGAGCGCCTCGAGGCGCGCCTCGAGGCGGTACCCGGCGCGGCGTTTACGGTCGACCAGCGCGCGCACCCTTCCCTGCTCGACCTCGCCCGCGGCTTCGGCCAATCCGTGGAAGTCGTCGCTCGCGTAGGCCGCCACCAGCGCGGCGTCGTAGGCCCGCACCTGGCGCTCGGCGAGGGCCCGCTCCCGGTCGCAGCCTGCGAGCAGCGCGGCCGAGAGCGCCAGCGCGGCGGCGGCGCGCCCGCGACTCACCGGCTGGCCCCCGGGAGCGCGCCCCGGCCAGCCGCGATCCCGGCCCGGAGCTGCGGGGCGCGCACCCTCACGGCGTTCGTCTAGGGACACGTGACGGGATG from Anaeromyxobacter paludicola harbors:
- a CDS encoding NAD(P)-dependent alcohol dehydrogenase, whose translation is MPNAKAYAVASPTSPFTRTTIPRRDPTPTDVQIEILFCGICHSDLHQARNEWSAMPTVYPCVPGHEIVGRVTKVGAAVTRFRAGDVVGVGCLVDSDGTCPSCREQHEQFCPSAVYTYNSPDRHTGKVTYGGYSDSVVVDERFVLRVPANLDLAGAAPLLCAGITTWSPLRRQGVTKGKKVGIVGLGGLGHMGVKLARALGAHVAVFTTSPGKTEDALRLGAHEVVVSRDADAMAKQAGTFDMILDTVSAVHDLHPYLHALKREGNLTVVGAPDQPHAVSAFGLIFGNKSLSGSLIGGIRQTQEMLDFCGEHGITSDVEVIPIQKVNEAYERLLRSDVKYRFSIDMASLKDE
- a CDS encoding cytochrome c biogenesis protein, whose product is MSALATQALRAAMAGYALGLAALLLARCRGGERLRRAGLAAALLAWIAHGASTVAHWIASGHAPVTGHFEGGLTAAWFLPLLAGLAIWRHREAARALPLVLGATLAVLAVRGEPPDLGPLAPPFRSSWLVFHVLFARVAFGAYLVATALAACYLWLSRRAAGSALVLEELSGKLVAFGFLSHAGMLLSGALWAHDLWGRYWGWDPLETWSLVSWLVYGVYLHLRYTLGWAGRRSAWAAVLSVLALLATFYGIGAGGGLHVQTL
- a CDS encoding cytochrome c biogenesis protein ResB; this translates as MRLVRLLLSRRLVVSLMAILTALLALAAASAGGGWERLVTLAPGAAQGPLARLEAPRLVASPAFLALPALLALSLLASLWTRLAAHLRRRRAGPPPLERHVARWSEELPVPADEAVRRIGRGLRMAGVALRPLRAPEASGSRAGLGFWGSTLFHLGLLVALAGTCASALGRFRGELVLAERIPVEVRPAALAAASRPETACGLDGVRLAVSDVSASYAELQRLTDVSAVLEILPAGAPGRREFLSVNVPVRVGGCQLMVERYGFAPEVEAWDELGRQRLDGVASVPARPPGAESQVALDGSGELQLRMYPDYVERAGAPGSRSRVPLRPVLGFRWLEGGREVAAGLVPRGGATVVNGRRVAFRDLRYWLGLSLVRDPGLDAFAAGGVLCLAGLLLRFAWPPQAWRVRVEPAAAGSSRVEVALSARHDPALLQARLERLKRAALDGRGA
- a CDS encoding Ig-like domain-containing protein, translating into MTPAVHARRFGAAVAAFVAVALLLPACGGGGGGGGGSGGGSDWYYHWSCNGDSECLSTNPTGQASGTSGPISGGQIGCNELMTFGQHFWNIPPAAQSCDQSPSGGATPRTLRSIAISPATTSVPKGASTSFTATGTYTDGSTGDVTGSATWSTSSAVAHMMGAQAIGDAVGTTTVTATIGTISGSATLTVTAAALSAIVVTPASAKLPVGARLQLTATGQYSDGSTQDLTASVTWSSSATGVGTVGAGGLLTGVAVGRATATATLGALSGSAAVSVQTLRSITVGPVNPILPVGQTLQLTATAIYSDGTSGDVSAFVTWTSSPAGVASVAAGGLATAVAVGTTTVTATMGAVSGGTTLAVAPPQVAWTVRASGAGLKPLYGVAASSSQYVAVGDGVIETSGDGVTWTSQPAGAAYTLFGVAFGGGRFVAVGKDGSGNPTALRSTDGVSWTAATLTPTMQLNGIAWSGSQFVAGGYLYSAATPTQTLGDVLLTSTDGSAWTSHAVSPAGVPTGFGASPTTTVVVGDGGSILTSSDLSTWTTRSSGTSIPLFGVAWSGSRFIAVGGAATVLTSTDGTSWTTGSSGTFTWFHGISCASAECVAVGMNGVIVYSADGLAWESATSGTSLDLNAVAAKGAQFVAVGGNSGTSGVILSAP
- a CDS encoding DUF362 domain-containing protein → MSNEQGRGSRRGGLSRRGFITGSAAAFGGVVLGGCAGASASLASAGSSGARAEPGPPEVFFTQELSPQALVAIYSRVGRAIDGRVAIKVHTGEPNGPNILPRDMVQALQRRIPGSCLVETNTLYKGKRATTAEHRETLAINGWNFCRVDILDEDGATTLPVKGGRRFTQTSVGKHLLDYDALVVLTHFKGHAMGGYGGSLKNIAIGCADGPIGKKAIHAAPDDVNYAAWLKGEPFQENMVEAAKAVVDHFAPRIVFVNVLRNMSVDCDCAGTSAAPVKARNLGILASTDLLAVEQASIDLVYRLPEAELHDLRERIETRQGLHQLTYMKALGMGSGQYRLVTL